In Zingiber officinale cultivar Zhangliang chromosome 1A, Zo_v1.1, whole genome shotgun sequence, a genomic segment contains:
- the LOC122010108 gene encoding uncharacterized protein LOC122010108: protein MLMEFEGKLEVKMQDVKFHGQFLEKMLSNRIPSGHKRFDSDSQKKNGEDELNSIPGATHDAKAVNGKPNGESGFGDNPTPGAKVQSSLKQEILQLEKRLQDQLTMRYALEKALGYSSSAICSSKETSMPKPTKELIREIAILELEVKHLEQYLLSLYRKAFNQPTTTLSSQSEQLHESAKHKILSTKGNSRVQSSRSEVTQQWNTNSVNDDFELKCHDKFLGPGVYRSHSSLSHRAISSARISPSEDSLARALDPFHSQPLSFHEEEQNDNSGVVSLAEYLGTSIADHAAGTPNKLSEDMVKCMATIYCKLADPALVYHGLSSSPASSFSSMSALSPRYLGDMWSPGYKRETTLDSRLITPFRVEGLKEFSGPYNSMVEVPLICRERRRLKDVKDMLSNYKLILQRLETVDPRKLKNDEKLAFWINVHNAILMHAHVEYGIPEGNLKRTSLLIKAMCNIGGRSLNAAMIQGYILGCKTHYTGQWLRTLLYPRLKQKAKDTWKGYAIEQPEPLLHFALCSGSHSDPAVRVYTCNRLFEQLESAKEEYIRATVGILEEQKIILPKIIDSYAKDTKLCSQILVDMIQCYLPETLRMAMQRCLQSKSKKIIEWVPHNFNFRYLLSRDLAFPQLN from the exons ATGCTTATGGAATTTGAGGGGAAACTTGAGGTAAAAATGCAGGATGTGAAATTCCATGGCCAGTTTTTGGAGAAAATGCTCTCTAACAGGATACCTTCAGGGCACAAGCGCTTCGACAG TGATTCCCAGAAGAAAAATGGAGAAGACGAACTGAACTCTATCCCTGGAGCAACCCATGATGCTAAAGCA GTTAACGGAAAGCCCAATGGTGAAAGCGGGTTCGGGGACAACCCAACGCCTGGAGCTAAGGTCCAGAGCTCGTTAAAACAAGAG ATTTTGCAACTCGAAAAACGATTACAGGATCAACTCACAATGAGATATGCTCTTGAAAAAGCGCTGGGATATAGTTCTTCTGCAATATGTTCCTCAAAGGAAACTTCAATGCCAAAG CCAACAAAGGAACTGATAAGAGAGATAGCCATATTAGAGCTAGAGGTTAAGCATCTGGAGCAGTATCTGTTGTCACTTTACCGTAAAGCTTTCAATCAGCCAACAACTACACTGAGTTCCCAATCAGAGCAACTTCATGAATCTGCAAAACATAAGATCTTGTCTACTAAAGGAAACTCCAGAGTTCAATCGAGTCGATCTGAAGTAACTCAGCAATGGAATACCAATTCAGTGAATGATGATTTCGAACTTAAGTGCCATGACAAGTTTCTTGGTCCTGGTGTCTACCGCAGCCATTCTTCTCTTTCTCACCGTGCAATTTCTTCtgctagaatatctccttcagaagATAGCCTAGCAAGAGCTCTTGACCCATTCCATTCTCAGCCTTTGTCCTTTCATGAG GAGGAACAAAATGATAATTCAGGGGTGGTCAGCTTGGCTGAATACCTTGGCACTAGTATTGCTGATCATGCCGCAGGCACACCTAATAAACTCTCAGAAGACATGGTTAAATGCATGGCTACAATATATTGCAAACTTGCTGATCCAGCTTTGGTTTATCATGGCCTTTCTTCCTCTCCGGCTTCGTCCTTCTCATCCATGAGTGCACTATCTCCTCGGTACTTGGGAGATATGTGGAGTCCTGGCTATAAAAGAGAAACCACTTTAGATTCGCGGTTGATTACTCCATTTCGAGTTGAAGGACTGAAAGAATTCAGTGGACCGTACAATTCTATGGTGGAGGTGCCCTTAATTTGTAGAGAGCGTCGGAGGCTCAAGGATGTCAAAGACATGCTAAGCAACTACAA GTTAATCCTTCAGCGGCTAGAGACAGTCGATCCGAGGAAACTAAAAAATGATGAGAAGCTGGCCTTTTGGATAAACGTACACAATGCGATACTCATGCAT GCACATGTAGAATATGGAATTCCAGAGGGCAACCTGAAAAGGACTTCTTTACTCATCAAG GCTATGTGCAATATTGGCGGTCGATCCTTGAATGCTGCCATGATACAAGGTTACATTCTTGGGTGCAAAACACACTACACAGGGCAG TGGCTTAGGACATTGCTTTACCCAAGACTGAAGCAAAAAGCTAAAGATACGTGGAAAGGCTATGCAATTGAGCAACCAGAACCTCTTCTTCATTTCGCGCTTTGCTCCGGCAGCCATTCCGACCCTGCG GTTCGTGTGTATACTTGCAATCGATTGTTCGAGCAGCTGGAGTCAGCAAAAGAAGAGTATATTCGCGCAACAGTTGGCATTTTGGAGGAACAGAAGATTATTCTACCAAAGATCATAGATTCATATGCTAAAGACACAAAGTTATGCTCCCAAATATTGGTTGACATGATCCAGTGCTACCTTCCTGAGACTCTCAGAATGGCAATGCAAAGATGCCTACAGAGCAAGTCCAAGAAGATAATTGAATGGGTACCTCACAACTTCAATTTTAGGTATTTGCTTTCGAGAGACTTGGCATTTCCTCAGCTGAACTGA
- the LOC122034234 gene encoding plastid division protein PDV2-like, with the protein MEGEEIGLVLARASELRAKVSDCIDGSGGDACGLIAVEDESEGLVAIRNALDSLEQQLAALQALLHQQRYERESILSQIDCNRVILLGKLKEYRGEKLEVINEVAAFASEAVEHDDGLFLPPYPTHLPDLFTLDDIGGSSHFVVKKSSTINGHITINKNEDKTTEYDTHKKCRKATSNGIGHIIGLVVKSAITFVSIISILGLAGYKPMIKKRSKGIMLSGAESPMDSQVGIQCPKGKFLVIENGKGRCVVKERIEVPFEPDVTSPTISYGFG; encoded by the exons ATGGAGGGCgaagagattggtttggtgttggCTCGAGCGTCTGAGCTGCGGGCCAAGGTTAGCGATTGCATCGACGGAAGCGGTGGCGACGCTTGTGGGCTAATCGCGGTGGAGGATGAATCCGAGGGCCTTGTAGCTATCCGCAATGCCCTCGACTCGTTGGAGCAGCAGCTCGCGGCTTTGCAG GCGCTGCTCCATCAACAAAGATATGAAAGAGAATCTATTTTATCACAGATTGATTGCAATCGAGTAATATTGCTTGGCAAACTTAAAGAATACAGAGGGGAGAAGCTGGAAGTTATTAATGAAGTTGCAGCATTTGCTAGTGAAGCAGTTGAACATGATGATGGCCTTTTCCTTCCTCCATATCCCACCCACCTTCCTGATTTGTTTACTCTGGATGACATTGGTGGCAGTTCACACTTCGTGGTGAAGAAGTCATCTACTATCAATGGACATATAACTATCAACAAGAATGAAGACAAAACAACTGAATATGACACTCATAAGAAATGCAGAAAAGCGACCTCAAATGGAATTGGCCATATCATTGGTTTGGTTGTTAAATCAGCAATAACATTTGTTAGCATTATATCTATATTAGGTTTAGCTGGTTATAAACCAATGATTAAGAAAAGATCCAAGGGCATTATGCTGTCTGGTGCAGAGTCACCAATGGACTCTCAAGTTGGCATCCAGTGCCCCAAAGGGAAATTTTTGGTTATTGAAAATGGGAAAGGGCGATGTGTGGTGAAAGAGCGTATAGAGGTTCCATTTGAACCAGATGTTACAAGCCCAACTATAAGCTACGGATTTGGTTGA
- the LOC122010117 gene encoding uncharacterized protein LOC122010117 — MGGCASCNAAVMTEMEGTAKVVLPDGGFLEYDRSVTAGSALGKDSSCFFVCDADEMEIGRFLSAVSVSQELCSGQLYFVLPRSMLNYPLRAEDLAALAVKASTALIGAAGLCGRRAVAPLFFPVDNADRRRVEKEKQDWQRRSPRNGIKGPKFSPELIAIPE; from the coding sequence ATGGGGGGCTGCGCCTCGTGCAACGCCGCTGTAATGACGGAGATGGAAGGGACGGCGAAGGTGGTGTTGCCGGATGGGGGGTTCCTTGAGTATGACCGGTCGGTCACGGCGGGGAGTGCTCTGGGTAAGGACTCATCGTGCTTCTTCGTGTGCGACGCGGACGAGATGGAGATCGGGAGATTTTTGTCGGCGGTGAGCGTCAGCCAGGAGCTCTGCTCGGGGCAGCTCTATTTCGTGCTCCCGCGGTCGATGCTCAACTACCCGCTACGCGCTGAGGACCTTGCGGCCCTGGCGGTGAAGGCGAGCACAGCGCTGATTGGCGCGGCGGGGCTGTGTGGTCGTCGGGCAGTGGCCCCGCTGTTTTTTCCAGTGGATAACGCCGATCGGAGGCGGGTGGAGAAGGAGAAGCAGGATTGGCAACGGAGGTCGCCGAGGAACGGCATCAAAGGGCCAAAATTCTCGCCGGAGCTGATCGCCATTCCAGAATAG
- the LOC122010124 gene encoding uncharacterized protein LOC122010124: MGSCHSSEASTVASAAATAKVVLSDGGLHEYPRRVTAGSVLGKDAGSFFVCDADEMEIEGFVPAVGAEEELLPGQLYFVLPRAMLKHPLMADELAALAVKASAALVGRCGKGALAPLVFPAASVEDGAGDRRSREKGRKKRARSGRGRKFAPHLSAIPE, translated from the coding sequence ATGGGGAGCTGTCACTCGAGCGAGGCCTCGACCGTGGCGTCGGCCGCTGCGACGGCGAAGGTGGTGCTCTCCGACGGCGGGCTCCACGAGTACCCGAGGCGGGTGACGGCAGGAAGCGTCCTGGGGAAGGACGCCGGGAGCTTCTTCGTGTGCGATGCGGACGAGATGGAGATCGAGGGGTTCGTGCCGGCGGTGGGGGCGGAGGAGGAGCTCCTGCCGGGGCAGCTCTACTTCGTGCTCCCGCGGGCGATGCTGAAGCACCCGCTGATGGCCGACGAGCTCGCGGCGCTCGCGGTGAAGGCGAGCGCCGCGCTGGTGGGGAGATGCGGCAAGGGGGCGTTGGCGCCGCTGGTGTTCCCGGCGGCAAGTGTGGAGGACGGAGCCGGCGATCGGAGAAGCCGGGAGAAAGGGCGGAAGAAGAGGGCAAGATCTGGTAGAGGGAGGAAATTTGCGCCGCATCTGAGCGCCATTCCCGAGTAG